A stretch of the Pseudomonas helvetica genome encodes the following:
- a CDS encoding efflux transporter outer membrane subunit, whose protein sequence is MIILMAMSACTVGPDFSRPPTPSQSGYTGNPATATVAAQGQAQHFLPGAEVVPDWWRLFKSGSLDAVVRQATANNQTLQAAEASLRQSQDTLMAGHGVFYPHLDLHAGATRERNAPLQQGLTTGGTIFNVVTLSGTISYTLDVFGGQRRTVEGLQAEVEHQTWLTHAAYLSLTANVVNAAIARAGYIAQRRATEQLIALQKQQLRTTEVQVRSGTAPYSAVLSLRSLIASNEALLPALEQKISQAEHLLATLEGVAPTDVSLPNIELTGLSLPTDLPVSLPSRLVRQRPDILSAEAQLHRASANIGVATAAMFPSFNLTGTYGTAGSTPGSLFASGGRFWSVGPSIDVPLFQGGSLWFGRKAAIDAYQQAAANYRQTVLESFAQVADALKALEFDAQVLQKQTEAQATAEEALRLLQANYRSGLVTYLDLLSADVQLHQVNIAYLQALAQRHQDTVGLFVALGGGWWNTPPPAGSRQTP, encoded by the coding sequence GTGATTATTCTGATGGCGATGAGTGCTTGCACCGTAGGCCCGGACTTTTCGCGTCCGCCAACGCCGTCGCAGAGCGGTTATACCGGCAATCCGGCGACGGCGACCGTGGCGGCGCAGGGTCAGGCGCAGCATTTTTTGCCGGGGGCTGAAGTGGTGCCTGACTGGTGGCGGTTGTTCAAGTCCGGCTCTCTGGATGCAGTGGTTCGCCAGGCGACGGCCAACAACCAGACCTTGCAGGCTGCCGAAGCCAGCCTGCGGCAAAGCCAGGACACGCTCATGGCCGGTCATGGGGTTTTCTATCCGCACCTGGATCTTCACGCCGGCGCGACCCGCGAACGCAATGCTCCGCTCCAGCAAGGGCTGACGACGGGAGGGACGATCTTCAACGTCGTGACCCTGAGTGGCACGATCAGCTACACCCTCGATGTGTTTGGCGGACAGCGTCGAACGGTGGAAGGCCTGCAAGCCGAGGTCGAGCATCAAACCTGGCTGACCCATGCGGCTTACCTCAGCCTGACCGCCAATGTCGTGAATGCCGCCATCGCCCGTGCCGGCTATATCGCGCAAAGGCGCGCCACCGAGCAGTTGATTGCGCTGCAAAAACAACAGCTTCGGACCACCGAGGTCCAGGTGCGCAGCGGCACGGCGCCTTATTCGGCGGTGCTCAGTTTGCGCAGCCTGATTGCCAGCAATGAGGCCTTGTTGCCGGCGCTGGAGCAGAAAATCAGCCAGGCCGAGCATTTGCTGGCCACCCTCGAAGGCGTCGCACCCACCGATGTCAGTCTCCCCAATATCGAGCTGACCGGTCTTTCGCTGCCCACCGATTTGCCGGTCAGCCTGCCTTCGAGGTTGGTCCGGCAGCGGCCGGATATCTTGTCCGCAGAGGCACAGCTGCACCGGGCCAGTGCCAACATCGGGGTGGCCACGGCGGCGATGTTTCCCAGTTTCAATCTGACCGGGACCTATGGGACGGCCGGGTCGACCCCGGGGTCATTATTTGCGAGTGGTGGGCGGTTCTGGAGTGTTGGCCCCTCCATCGATGTCCCGCTGTTCCAGGGCGGTAGCCTGTGGTTTGGCCGTAAAGCGGCAATCGATGCCTATCAGCAGGCGGCAGCGAATTATCGGCAAACCGTGCTCGAGTCTTTCGCGCAAGTGGCCGATGCCCTCAAGGCCCTGGAGTTCGATGCACAGGTCCTGCAAAAACAGACCGAGGCACAGGCTACCGCTGAAGAAGCGCTGCGTTTGCTGCAAGCCAACTACCGATCAGGCCTGGTGACCTATCTGGATCTGCTGTCGGCCGATGTACAGTTGCATCAGGTCAACATCGCCTATCTGCAAGCACTTGCCCAGCGTCATCAGGACACCGTCGGGTTGTTCGTCGCGCTGGGCGGCGGCTGGTGGAACACTCCGCCCCCTGCGGGCAGCAGGCAGACGCCATGA
- a CDS encoding biotin/lipoyl-binding protein, protein MKNRVLFVLAVIGVLAGVTAAYLLGRTPRPLPPAFAPASSTYDTAIYANGIIESEQPGGSNIVIYPQVSGPITQVLVQEGQAVTRGTPLVTIDDAVPRANFELAQASLKTAQDQYTKRLASYGIDPKSISKDTLDTAKDTAAQAQAALKAANATLAQYAIKAPVDGVVLAINTTVGSYVSPQGAYDPYIQQFSPLAVMSAEQTYLAVRCYVDEILIARLPTPEHIRAQMLIHGSDIKVPLEFVRVQPYVSPKIQLSNQRQEKVDLRVLPVVFRFEKKDLPRVYPGQLVDVFIGQK, encoded by the coding sequence ATGAAGAACCGGGTGCTGTTTGTGCTGGCAGTCATCGGTGTATTGGCCGGGGTGACCGCCGCCTACCTGCTCGGACGCACGCCCCGTCCATTGCCGCCAGCCTTCGCCCCGGCGAGCAGCACTTATGACACCGCGATTTATGCGAACGGGATTATCGAAAGCGAGCAGCCCGGCGGTTCCAATATCGTGATTTACCCGCAGGTTTCCGGGCCAATCACTCAAGTGCTGGTGCAAGAAGGGCAGGCTGTCACCCGCGGTACGCCCCTGGTGACCATCGATGACGCCGTGCCCAGGGCAAACTTCGAATTGGCGCAAGCCAGTCTGAAAACCGCTCAGGACCAATACACCAAGCGCCTGGCGTCCTACGGGATTGATCCCAAGTCCATCAGCAAGGACACGCTGGACACCGCAAAAGATACCGCGGCCCAGGCACAGGCAGCGCTCAAGGCGGCGAATGCCACGCTTGCGCAATATGCGATCAAGGCCCCGGTGGATGGCGTGGTCCTGGCCATCAATACCACCGTGGGCAGCTATGTGTCGCCACAGGGCGCCTATGACCCGTATATCCAGCAATTCAGCCCGTTGGCGGTGATGAGCGCTGAGCAGACCTATCTGGCGGTACGCTGCTACGTGGACGAGATCCTGATTGCCCGCTTGCCGACGCCCGAACATATCCGTGCACAGATGTTGATCCATGGCTCGGATATCAAGGTGCCGCTGGAGTTCGTTCGCGTGCAGCCGTACGTGTCGCCGAAAATCCAGTTGTCCAATCAGCGTCAGGAGAAAGTCGATCTCAGGGTGTTGCCGGTGGTTTTCCGGTTCGAGAAAAAAGACCTCCCGAGGGTGTACCCGGGGCAGTTGGTGGATGTCTTCATAGGACAGAAATGA
- a CDS encoding ABC transporter permease: MKYSGILRIGFKLLVNDKAKFSALLVGITFSVFLMLQMTALFAGILNRAHSTVTNIGAAMWIMDPAVNTPTIVIPLPDYLLDAVRSMEQVRYAVPVFIGGAQVRLASGTYQAVSVIGLDDTSLFGRPELEEGSIEDIYAENAFIMVHDAEFSKLENPRIGTSFELNDHRGTIVAIAKVLTSGLTGIPTLYTTYRRAIEYIPTTRFTVSYILLEPRNKAAEAGIKQQVAQLGYVALTRGEFNQRITDFYIFQTGVGTNILTMTVISFLVGLSISGQTFYTFILENLDKFAALKAIGAKGRELIYMILFMATFTCLTGYGLGVGLVTLMIFTVRTYLPNYAAMITFWNLGLAFGLVLLIAGVSSYVGIRKVLKIEPFDIFRG, translated from the coding sequence ATGAAATACTCAGGCATCCTGCGGATCGGCTTCAAGCTGCTGGTCAACGACAAGGCCAAGTTTTCGGCACTGCTGGTAGGGATTACTTTCTCGGTGTTCCTGATGTTGCAGATGACCGCACTGTTTGCCGGCATCCTCAATCGCGCCCACTCGACGGTGACCAATATCGGCGCGGCGATGTGGATCATGGACCCGGCCGTGAACACACCGACCATTGTCATTCCTCTGCCCGACTATTTGCTCGATGCCGTACGCAGCATGGAGCAGGTGCGCTACGCGGTGCCTGTATTCATTGGCGGCGCCCAGGTCAGGTTGGCCAGTGGCACCTATCAGGCGGTCAGTGTGATAGGTCTCGACGACACCAGCCTGTTCGGTCGCCCTGAGCTTGAAGAGGGTTCTATCGAGGACATTTACGCGGAAAACGCATTCATCATGGTCCACGACGCCGAGTTTTCGAAACTGGAGAATCCGCGGATTGGCACCTCCTTCGAGCTCAATGACCACCGCGGCACCATCGTCGCCATCGCCAAGGTACTGACCAGTGGATTGACCGGCATACCGACGCTCTACACCACCTACCGACGAGCCATCGAATACATCCCGACCACCCGCTTCACGGTGTCTTACATTCTGCTGGAACCCAGGAACAAGGCCGCAGAGGCCGGGATCAAACAGCAGGTTGCGCAGTTGGGCTATGTCGCCTTGACCCGGGGAGAGTTCAACCAGCGGATTACCGATTTCTACATCTTTCAGACCGGGGTCGGCACCAACATTTTGACGATGACGGTGATCAGTTTCCTGGTCGGGTTATCCATCTCCGGTCAGACGTTCTACACCTTCATCCTGGAAAACCTCGACAAGTTCGCAGCCCTCAAGGCCATTGGCGCCAAGGGCCGCGAACTGATCTACATGATCCTCTTCATGGCGACGTTCACCTGCTTGACAGGGTACGGACTGGGGGTCGGGCTGGTCACGTTGATGATCTTCACGGTGCGCACCTATCTGCCCAATTACGCAGCGATGATTACGTTCTGGAACCTGGGGCTGGCCTTTGGCCTGGTGCTGTTGATCGCCGGGGTTTCCAGTTACGTGGGCATACGCAAGGTGCTGAAAATCGAGCCATTCGACATTTTCAGGGGCTGA